A window of the Gossypium hirsutum isolate 1008001.06 chromosome A03, Gossypium_hirsutum_v2.1, whole genome shotgun sequence genome harbors these coding sequences:
- the LOC107887436 gene encoding 2-carboxy-1,4-naphthoquinone phytyltransferase, chloroplastic, with product MLKPLTTTLSSSCLGLGVRIHHVYFTNQCDLIRSYEGSRFTKTSKGSLHFNSDEQSFSRIGRLKTRCQHQQHVFPNNIAHISADGTHQDQNDVSKATLIWRAIKLPIYSVALVPLTVGGAVAYLQTGLFSARRYMTLLASSVLIITWLNLSNDVYDFDTGADKNKKESVVNLVSSRSGPLIAAYSSLALGFIGLTWASADARNMRSLLLLGCAIFCGYVYQCPPFRLSYQGLGEPLCFAAFGPFATTAFYLLLGSTREIIFVPLTHTVLSASVLVGLTTTLILFCSHFHQVEEDIAVGKMSPLVKMGTERGSMVVKGAVLTLYSLLFGLGLCKALPLTCIVLCALTLPIGKLVVNFVEENHKDKGMIFMAKYYCVRLHALFGAAMTAGLVSARILVK from the exons ATGTTGAAGCCATTGACGACAACGCTTAGCTCCTCGTGCTTAGGGTTAGGTGTACGGATACACCATGTGTACTTCACAAATCAGTGTGACCTTATcag GTCTTATGAAGGGTCTCGTTTTACAAAAACTTCCAAAGGTTCATTGCATTTCAATTCTGATGAACAAAGTTTTTCCCGAATTGGAAGATTAAAAACCAGGTGCCAGCACCAGCAACATGTATTTCCCAACAATATAGCACACATTTCAGCTGATGGCACTCATCAAGACCAAAATGATGTTTCTAAAGCAACATTGATATGGAGGGCAATTAAGTTGCCGATTTACTCTGTTGCTTTGGTTCCTTTGACT GTAGGTGGTGCAGTTGCTTATTTGCAGACAGGCTTGTTTTCAGCTAGGCGTTATATGACACTCTTGGCTTCTTCCGTTCTTATTATTACTTGGCTCAATTTAAG CAATGATGTCTATGATTTTGATACCGGAGCAGACAAGAACAAAAAGGAATCAGTAGTAAATTTGGTTAGCAG CCGGTCAGGGCCCCTTATTGCTGCCTATTCATCACTTGCCCTTGGCTTCATTGGGTTGACATGGGCATCTGCAGATGCAAGAAATATGCGTTCATTGCTGCTACTTGGTTGTGCAATCTTTTGTGGTTACGTATATCAG TGCCCACCATTTCGGTTAAGTTACCAAGGATTGGGAGAGCCCTTGTGCTTTGCAGCGTTTGGCCCATTTGCTACAACTGCTTTCTACTTGTTATTGGGCAGCACAAG GGAGATAATCTTCGTCCCCTTGACACACACCGTTCTTTCTGCATCCGTGCTCGTAGGCTTGACGACTACCCTTATTCTGTTCTGTAGCCATTTTCATCAG GTTGAAGAAGATATCGCCGTCGGGAAAATGTCACCTTTG GTAAAGATGGGCACTGAGAGAGGTTCAATGGTTGTGAAAGGGGCAGTCTTAACACTCTATTCTCTTTTATTTGGTCTTGGTCTATGCAAAGCTCTTCCACTAACTTGCATT GTTCTTTGTGCCTTGACCTTACCTATAGGGAAACTGGTGGTTAACTTTGTTGAAGAGAACCACAAG GACAAAGGGATGATCTTCATGGCAAAATATTATTGTGTGAGGTTGCATGCTTTATTTGGAGCTGCAATGACTGCAGGGTTGGTCTCAGCTAGGATACTTGTTAAATGA